From one Sphingobacteriales bacterium genomic stretch:
- a CDS encoding LysM peptidoglycan-binding domain-containing protein produces the protein MSRFILFIIISWFTILSVMGQNAGKTTVKSSNYQMHVVKFGETLTKIAQKYDVPKVEILKNNPSLTENSINPDQIIRIPKEVKNKDITVTKSTISKEDDKPLTDVKTAVKNVKYHIVEKGQTLFSIAKTYNITVSDIVKWNNLPDLNVKIGTSLMVNQSSAATVPVKTTTEPATVVNTKPEIDLKPVLKQSDIPSAAKGEMQKEAMENPLPATDEGTPDIQASFNETQKELSKTYKLKAGALAVQLQKGTGAPMTTTLGAMETTYFAMHKTLSIGTVIKIKNLTNSKIVYAKVIGKLPETDENKHVMLRYSMGVKKDLQLQNGKCYLQIEYPN, from the coding sequence ATGAGCAGATTCATACTTTTTATCATCATTTCCTGGTTTACAATACTTTCCGTTATGGGCCAGAATGCCGGTAAAACGACCGTTAAAAGCTCTAACTACCAAATGCATGTTGTGAAGTTTGGTGAAACATTGACTAAGATTGCTCAAAAATACGATGTTCCCAAAGTGGAAATTCTTAAGAATAACCCTTCTTTGACAGAGAACAGCATCAATCCAGATCAGATCATCCGGATTCCGAAGGAAGTTAAAAATAAGGACATAACTGTTACAAAATCAACTATTAGTAAAGAAGATGACAAACCATTGACAGATGTAAAGACTGCCGTTAAGAATGTTAAATACCATATAGTTGAAAAGGGCCAGACTCTGTTTTCCATTGCAAAAACATATAATATTACGGTTTCAGACATTGTGAAATGGAATAATCTCCCGGATCTCAATGTGAAGATCGGTACATCGCTGATGGTCAATCAGTCGTCAGCCGCTACAGTTCCTGTCAAAACCACAACTGAACCTGCAACTGTCGTCAATACAAAGCCGGAAATTGATTTAAAGCCGGTATTAAAACAGTCAGATATCCCATCAGCTGCTAAAGGTGAAATGCAAAAGGAAGCTATGGAAAATCCGCTTCCGGCAACTGATGAAGGAACGCCGGATATTCAGGCATCCTTCAACGAAACCCAAAAAGAGCTGAGTAAAACGTACAAGCTAAAGGCAGGTGCGCTGGCAGTTCAGCTTCAAAAAGGTACCGGTGCCCCCATGACAACCACCTTGGGAGCCATGGAAACTACCTATTTTGCCATGCATAAAACCTTATCTATCGGAACCGTCATCAAAATAAAAAACCTGACCAACAGTAAGATTGTCTATGCAAAAGTGATTGGAAAACTGCCGGAAACAGATGAAAATAAACATGTGATGCTCCGATATTCAATGGGCGTAAAGAAAGATTTACAACTGCAAAATGGCAAATGCTACCTGCAAATAGAATATCCCAATTAG
- a CDS encoding PKD domain-containing protein: protein MLLPLLIGVLTILAQPANDACPNAFLISNVSNYCSGTAAGTTVGATDDVSTTGGYGAATCWGGGAVTDVWYKFVAIASDITIIINGNQGSPVGGTLVRPQVTLYNGTCGGTLNELVCGSAPAGQNIIQIYKAGLTVGVTYFIRVDGINANTGTFQYCVNNYNPVPSPTSDCNSAVVLCDKSAFAVPAVSGAGANAAEMNSAACMGYDPIINPFNVETNSAWYVFTFKTSGTFTFVLNPSNPDDDLDFVVYKLPNGIGNCSGKTVQRCEASQCPPNWTTGLNTTATDVSEDGGCTAGQDNFLKQLTVVAGETYALGINNFTSTGNGFNISFGGTAEIQGPTAIFNDSDGNDSICINEPITFSDASTPPPAGTLVQWTWNFGAGASPATFSGQNPPPVTYTTNGTKTISLTVKSNQGCLITSTRAIVVAIQPPTVSIGVSQNNICPATSVTFTATPTNGGATPAYQWYVNNNPVGGNSNTFTTSTLNNNDQVKVQLTSSSTCAVPSTAQSNIIAMIVTTPSPVDVSITGNSPICTAQSLTLTANPTNGGATPAYQWYLNGNPVGFNNNTYSSTTFVSGDVVTVKLTSSLTCVSNNPMTSNPVAITIKPNPTVTVNSPSICDGQTAALTANGATTYSWTGGLSGNSPVTPALNTTATYTVTGTTNGCTGTAVATVTVKPNPTVTVNSPSICSGQTATLTANGATTYSWTGGLSGNPVTTPALSTTTTYTVTGTTNGCTGTAAAAVTVKPNPTVTVNSPSICVAKQLH, encoded by the coding sequence ATGCTTCTGCCCCTGCTGATAGGGGTTCTTACTATTTTAGCACAACCTGCCAATGATGCCTGCCCGAATGCCTTCTTAATCAGTAATGTCAGTAACTACTGCTCCGGTACAGCCGCCGGTACAACGGTGGGTGCAACAGATGATGTTTCGACAACTGGCGGTTATGGAGCTGCTACCTGTTGGGGTGGCGGTGCCGTTACAGATGTCTGGTATAAGTTCGTTGCTATTGCTTCTGATATTACCATCATCATAAACGGAAATCAGGGCAGCCCGGTTGGAGGCACCCTGGTAAGGCCGCAGGTAACATTATACAACGGTACCTGTGGAGGCACTTTAAATGAATTGGTATGCGGATCAGCGCCCGCCGGGCAAAATATTATTCAGATTTACAAAGCAGGATTAACCGTTGGTGTAACTTATTTTATACGGGTGGATGGTATAAATGCCAATACGGGTACTTTCCAGTATTGTGTGAACAATTATAATCCGGTACCTTCTCCTACGAGTGACTGCAATTCGGCAGTAGTATTGTGTGATAAAAGTGCATTTGCTGTTCCTGCCGTCAGCGGTGCTGGCGCCAATGCTGCAGAAATGAATAGTGCGGCTTGTATGGGATACGATCCTATTATTAATCCGTTTAATGTGGAAACCAACTCTGCCTGGTATGTATTTACCTTTAAGACATCCGGTACGTTTACATTTGTACTGAATCCATCCAACCCGGATGATGATTTGGATTTTGTGGTGTATAAATTACCAAACGGAATTGGTAACTGTAGTGGCAAAACCGTACAACGATGTGAGGCTTCTCAATGTCCACCGAACTGGACAACCGGGTTGAATACAACCGCTACGGATGTTTCTGAAGACGGAGGCTGTACTGCCGGTCAGGATAATTTTTTAAAACAGCTGACAGTGGTTGCGGGTGAAACGTATGCATTGGGAATTAATAATTTCACCTCTACGGGGAACGGATTCAATATCTCCTTTGGAGGCACAGCAGAAATACAAGGCCCCACTGCGATATTTAATGATAGTGATGGAAATGACTCCATTTGTATAAATGAACCAATTACCTTTTCGGATGCTTCCACTCCGCCGCCGGCAGGAACGCTTGTTCAATGGACCTGGAACTTTGGTGCTGGCGCCAGTCCTGCAACTTTTTCAGGTCAAAACCCTCCTCCTGTTACATATACCACAAACGGAACCAAAACCATTTCCCTTACCGTTAAAAGCAATCAGGGATGTCTTATTACATCTACGAGAGCTATCGTTGTTGCAATACAGCCTCCAACTGTCAGTATTGGTGTATCACAAAATAATATTTGTCCGGCTACTTCCGTAACCTTCACTGCAACTCCCACTAATGGTGGTGCTACACCTGCCTATCAATGGTATGTAAATAATAATCCTGTCGGTGGCAACAGCAATACGTTTACAACTTCTACGCTCAATAATAATGATCAGGTTAAAGTTCAGTTGACAAGCAGTTCTACTTGTGCGGTTCCGAGTACAGCCCAGAGTAATATCATTGCTATGATAGTTACGACACCATCGCCGGTGGATGTATCGATTACTGGCAATTCACCCATTTGTACTGCTCAGTCGTTAACGCTTACTGCAAATCCAACCAATGGAGGAGCCACACCTGCTTACCAATGGTATTTGAATGGGAATCCGGTTGGTTTCAATAACAATACGTATTCCAGTACCACTTTTGTATCCGGGGATGTTGTGACAGTTAAACTCACCAGCAGTTTAACATGTGTCTCAAATAATCCTATGACCAGTAATCCTGTTGCCATTACCATAAAGCCAAATCCAACGGTTACGGTGAATAGCCCGAGTATCTGTGATGGTCAGACAGCTGCACTAACTGCAAATGGCGCCACAACCTATAGCTGGACAGGTGGATTGAGTGGTAACTCACCTGTAACACCTGCATTGAACACTACTGCCACTTATACCGTCACGGGTACAACGAACGGATGTACAGGAACCGCTGTAGCTACTGTAACCGTAAAACCCAACCCAACGGTAACGGTGAACAGTCCATCCATTTGCAGCGGCCAAACAGCTACATTAACTGCCAATGGTGCCACAACTTACAGCTGGACGGGCGGTTTGAGCGGCAATCCTGTAACTACACCTGCATTGAGTACCACCACTACTTATACCGTCACCGGCACAACGAATGGATGTACAGGAACCGCTGCAGCAGCTGTAACCGTAAAACCAAATCCTACGGTAACAGTGAATAGCCCATCCATTTGCGTGGCCAAACAGCTACATTGA
- the hemA gene encoding glutamyl-tRNA reductase produces MQRYKVVTITHKTAKVNRLKDYLLTDEDTSGFPSNRLKELKENFAIDELLYLNTCNRVTFLFTNDKKIDTKFLKDLFLFINPHFNKELLNLHLTKALVFEGEDAIRHFMGVAASLDSLVIGEREILGQIKNAYMNSKKNSLCGDEIRLAYQQAIVFAKKIHCDTRIGEKPVSVVSLAFRSLFDRNFFKYSRMLIIGAGQTNNLMANLLVKNGIENVIVYNRTLSKAEELASRFKNGHAFPLEKLVQHDEDADIILTCTGANFPVLTKDIFDKIIPANRKVTILDLAVPQDVEEEIIGMKNVDYIDVGSLEKKAKENMQFRKGELYKAEAMLEEFIITFRELHKERRLELALADIPNEVKTIKDRALNLAFKKDIDRLDADSKEILQKVMAYMEEKYIALPFKASKKSLLNKKFRP; encoded by the coding sequence GTGCAACGTTACAAAGTAGTAACTATTACTCATAAAACAGCCAAAGTCAACAGGCTCAAAGATTATCTGCTGACAGATGAAGATACTTCAGGCTTTCCTTCTAATCGGTTGAAAGAGTTAAAAGAAAATTTTGCTATAGACGAATTGTTGTATCTCAATACCTGCAACCGCGTTACTTTTCTCTTTACGAACGATAAGAAAATTGATACGAAATTTCTGAAAGATTTATTTCTGTTTATCAATCCGCATTTCAATAAGGAATTGCTGAATCTTCATCTGACGAAAGCGCTTGTTTTCGAAGGGGAGGACGCTATCCGGCATTTTATGGGTGTGGCGGCATCTTTGGACTCATTGGTTATCGGCGAACGTGAAATATTGGGGCAAATCAAGAATGCCTACATGAATAGTAAAAAGAACAGTTTGTGCGGTGATGAAATCCGGCTGGCTTACCAGCAGGCAATCGTATTCGCTAAAAAAATTCATTGTGATACCAGAATCGGTGAAAAACCGGTTTCAGTTGTGTCATTGGCATTTAGAAGTTTATTTGACAGGAATTTTTTTAAATATTCCAGGATGCTGATTATTGGCGCCGGACAAACCAATAACCTGATGGCCAATCTATTGGTGAAAAACGGCATCGAAAATGTAATCGTTTATAATCGAACACTGAGCAAGGCGGAAGAGCTGGCTTCCCGATTCAAGAACGGACATGCCTTTCCTCTGGAAAAACTGGTGCAGCATGATGAAGATGCTGACATCATTCTGACGTGTACCGGCGCTAATTTCCCGGTTTTGACAAAAGATATCTTTGATAAGATAATTCCAGCGAACAGGAAAGTGACCATTTTGGACTTGGCCGTTCCGCAGGATGTGGAAGAGGAAATCATAGGAATGAAGAATGTCGATTATATCGATGTGGGTTCCCTGGAGAAAAAAGCGAAAGAGAATATGCAGTTCAGAAAGGGGGAGTTGTACAAGGCGGAAGCGATGCTCGAAGAATTTATCATCACCTTCAGGGAGTTGCACAAAGAAAGAAGGCTGGAACTGGCATTGGCGGATATTCCGAATGAAGTTAAGACAATTAAGGACAGAGCCCTGAATCTCGCATTCAAAAAAGATATAGATAGACTGGATGCGGACTCAAAGGAAATATTGCAAAAAGTAATGGCATATATGGAGGAAAAATACATCGCCCTGCCTTTTAAAGCCTCTAAAAAATCGTTGCTGAATAAAAAATTCAGACCTTAA
- a CDS encoding FAD-binding oxidoreductase, producing the protein MLSFWEINMYKSADFAVVGAGIMGCSVAFELRQKFPHAKIIVLERGTFPNGASTKNAGFLCFGSPTEILYDMNLMGEQQAVELVEQRYEGCQLLHERLGNDKMDVTAFGGYELLLKELRPTLSKEEIQHLNEKLRPVFKFPVFSDVSDEIRMYGFSENVSQLLYCATEMQIDSGKTMLNYWKLLIENNIQILSGANVQHISENKIEVYSETNGSFRITADKIMLCTNAFIKELFPDEAVLPGRGQVIITSEIDGLTLKGSFHFDEGFYYFRNVGNRVLFGGGRNLDFENEQTTDFTVNEMIVQELEMKLRNMILPGTPFEIEHTWQGIMGFSPDKRPVVKKLSDYTQYIMSCNGMGVALSPLIAKQAVNA; encoded by the coding sequence ATGCTTTCATTTTGGGAGATAAATATGTATAAATCAGCTGACTTTGCCGTTGTGGGTGCAGGCATCATGGGCTGCAGCGTGGCTTTTGAATTGCGTCAGAAGTTTCCACATGCCAAAATTATCGTATTGGAGCGCGGGACATTTCCAAATGGCGCATCGACAAAAAATGCCGGTTTTTTGTGTTTCGGTTCACCTACCGAGATTTTATATGACATGAATCTGATGGGCGAACAGCAGGCTGTTGAACTGGTAGAACAGCGGTATGAAGGATGTCAACTACTTCATGAACGACTCGGAAATGATAAGATGGATGTTACTGCTTTTGGCGGGTATGAACTTTTACTGAAGGAACTTCGTCCCACACTTTCAAAGGAAGAGATTCAGCATCTCAATGAAAAATTGAGACCTGTTTTTAAGTTTCCCGTTTTTTCTGACGTGTCTGATGAAATAAGGATGTACGGGTTTTCCGAGAATGTATCCCAGCTGTTATACTGTGCTACGGAGATGCAGATTGATTCAGGAAAGACAATGCTGAATTATTGGAAATTACTCATCGAAAATAATATTCAGATTCTTTCCGGTGCAAATGTCCAGCATATCAGCGAAAATAAGATTGAGGTATATTCAGAAACGAACGGTTCGTTTCGTATTACCGCAGACAAAATCATGCTCTGTACAAATGCATTTATAAAAGAACTGTTTCCGGATGAAGCGGTGCTGCCGGGCAGGGGACAGGTTATCATTACCAGTGAAATCGATGGACTGACTCTGAAAGGAAGTTTTCATTTTGATGAAGGCTTTTATTATTTCAGGAATGTGGGCAACAGGGTGTTGTTTGGTGGCGGCAGGAATTTAGACTTTGAAAACGAACAGACAACGGATTTTACCGTCAATGAAATGATTGTTCAGGAACTGGAAATGAAACTCAGGAACATGATTTTACCCGGTACTCCATTTGAAATCGAACATACGTGGCAGGGAATTATGGGGTTCTCACCCGATAAGCGGCCGGTAGTCAAAAAGCTGAGTGATTACACACAGTATATCATGTCGTGCAATGGCATGGGAGTGGCCTTATCGCCGCTGATAGCTAAGCAGGCTGTGAATGCCTAA
- the kdsB gene encoding 3-deoxy-manno-octulosonate cytidylyltransferase produces MKILGIIPARYASSRFPGKPLADIAGKPMIERVYDRCRKAKSLSDVVVATDDKRIFDAVEKFGGNVILTSGYHLNGTSRCAEVLENYKTDENFDVIINIQGDEPLIHPEQIDELASLFSNSEIELATLVKRETDLTLLENGHIVKAFPDDHAVAVAFYRIIEEENLLNRIKADGFFYKHIGIYGFKAMTLQKIVTLSPTEHEQTFHLEQYRWLDNGYTIKTGITPFESRSVDTPEDAVEVSQIIRHSQPA; encoded by the coding sequence TTGAAGATTTTAGGAATTATCCCTGCACGCTATGCATCCTCCCGATTTCCGGGGAAACCTTTAGCCGATATCGCCGGAAAACCTATGATAGAACGCGTTTATGACCGATGCCGGAAAGCCAAGAGCCTGAGCGATGTTGTTGTAGCCACTGATGATAAACGAATTTTTGATGCAGTAGAAAAATTTGGCGGAAATGTTATCCTGACCTCAGGATATCACCTGAATGGTACATCCAGATGTGCCGAAGTGCTGGAAAATTACAAAACTGACGAAAATTTTGATGTCATTATCAATATCCAGGGAGATGAACCCCTCATCCATCCCGAACAGATAGACGAACTGGCTTCCCTCTTTTCAAATAGTGAAATCGAGTTGGCAACATTGGTAAAAAGAGAGACTGACCTCACTTTATTGGAAAACGGGCATATAGTAAAGGCCTTTCCGGATGACCATGCCGTTGCTGTTGCATTTTATAGAATCATTGAAGAAGAAAATCTCCTGAACAGGATAAAAGCAGATGGGTTCTTCTATAAACATATTGGCATTTACGGCTTTAAAGCAATGACACTTCAAAAAATAGTAACCCTATCACCAACGGAGCATGAACAAACATTTCATCTCGAACAATACCGATGGCTGGACAACGGGTATACTATCAAGACAGGTATAACACCCTTTGAAAGCAGGAGTGTTGACACGCCCGAAGATGCAGTGGAAGTATCGCAAATCATTAGGCATTCACAGCCTGCTTAG
- the hemC gene encoding hydroxymethylbilane synthase: MKGKSSPLIIGTRGSELALWQANFTKTVLESNGYLVELKIIKTKGDATQQWNLGFDKIEGKGFFTKELEDALLAGEIDLAVHSCKDLPTEFPEGLTIAAYSKRANPFDILLICKDSKDETKILKLKSLAKIGTSSARRKAQLLALRPDIEVMDLRGNVPTRVNKLKENEYDAIVLASAGLERLNIDLEEFEKVCLKAPMFIPAPAQGVLAFQIREMDADMQQVCMLLNDEESALLTNIERRLLHDFEGGCQMPLGVFAERNNNVLDVWVSQAASWNSIPKRLHKVIPADGQNYSAAIVSGLKNNKTKSVFISSELKENDYLKRVLEAHQYPVDNRSFIEFTPIGFDFPTDADWIFFSSKNGVKFFFEKVNSDKLKNIKLAAINQGTAQVVFELGYAVDFIGSGSDLSQIAKDFDEIAYGKIIFPQAKRSMQSIQKNLTKNTDIETLVIYENQPVGITEARDEAILVFTSPMSAQAYFSHFEKKADQIVISIGNTTSKRLAELNVDGIITAFEPTPWAIIDEIFALTE, encoded by the coding sequence ATGAAAGGTAAATCATCACCACTTATTATCGGAACACGCGGCAGTGAGCTGGCACTGTGGCAGGCCAATTTTACCAAAACCGTTTTAGAATCAAACGGGTATCTGGTGGAGTTAAAGATAATAAAAACAAAAGGAGATGCCACACAGCAATGGAATCTGGGCTTTGATAAAATCGAAGGCAAAGGTTTCTTTACCAAAGAACTGGAAGATGCCTTATTGGCCGGTGAGATTGATTTAGCCGTACATTCCTGCAAGGATTTACCAACCGAGTTTCCCGAAGGCTTAACCATAGCTGCCTACTCAAAGAGAGCCAATCCTTTTGATATTCTGCTGATTTGTAAAGATTCGAAAGACGAAACAAAGATTTTAAAATTAAAATCACTGGCAAAAATAGGCACGTCATCTGCAAGGCGTAAGGCCCAGTTGCTTGCATTGCGGCCTGATATCGAAGTAATGGATTTGAGGGGTAATGTGCCTACGCGTGTAAATAAACTGAAAGAGAATGAATACGACGCCATTGTCCTGGCATCAGCGGGACTGGAGCGATTGAACATAGACCTGGAAGAATTTGAAAAGGTCTGTTTAAAGGCACCTATGTTTATCCCCGCACCCGCACAAGGTGTACTGGCCTTTCAAATCAGGGAGATGGATGCGGATATGCAACAGGTATGTATGCTCTTAAATGATGAGGAAAGTGCTTTGCTTACAAATATTGAACGCAGGTTGCTGCATGATTTTGAAGGCGGCTGCCAGATGCCTTTAGGTGTGTTTGCGGAAAGGAATAATAATGTGCTGGATGTCTGGGTTTCACAGGCAGCCTCCTGGAACAGCATTCCGAAACGTTTGCATAAGGTTATCCCGGCGGATGGTCAAAACTATTCGGCGGCTATAGTTTCCGGATTGAAAAATAACAAAACGAAATCTGTCTTTATTTCTTCCGAATTGAAAGAAAATGATTACCTGAAACGTGTTCTGGAAGCACATCAGTATCCAGTGGATAATAGATCTTTCATAGAATTTACGCCCATCGGATTCGATTTTCCGACAGACGCAGACTGGATTTTTTTCAGCAGTAAAAATGGAGTGAAATTTTTCTTTGAAAAAGTGAATAGCGATAAGCTGAAAAATATAAAACTGGCAGCAATTAATCAGGGTACCGCACAAGTGGTTTTTGAATTGGGATATGCAGTCGATTTTATTGGTTCCGGCAGCGATCTGTCTCAGATAGCAAAGGATTTTGACGAGATTGCTTATGGCAAAATTATATTTCCGCAGGCTAAAAGATCCATGCAAAGCATTCAGAAAAATCTGACAAAGAATACTGATATTGAGACGTTGGTGATTTATGAAAATCAACCTGTAGGCATAACGGAAGCACGGGATGAAGCTATATTGGTTTTTACCAGCCCCATGAGCGCTCAGGCTTACTTTTCTCATTTTGAAAAAAAAGCTGATCAGATCGTCATTTCCATTGGAAATACCACTTCTAAAAGGTTAGCAGAATTGAATGTGGATGGCATTATTACCGCCTTTGAACCTACCCCATGGGCAATAATAGATGAAATTTTTGCACTAACCGAATAA
- a CDS encoding NAD(P) transhydrogenase subunit alpha, which translates to MEIVDFFVQNREMIYFIILAIFVGVEVIGGVPTVLHTPLMSGANAIHGVVIVGAIIVMLDTDPDNIFGLILGFLAVILGTLNVVGGFVVTDRMLEMFKKK; encoded by the coding sequence ATGGAAATAGTAGATTTTTTTGTTCAGAACCGTGAAATGATTTATTTCATCATTCTGGCGATTTTTGTTGGTGTGGAAGTTATCGGCGGTGTTCCAACCGTTTTACATACTCCGTTGATGTCCGGTGCGAATGCCATACATGGCGTGGTTATCGTGGGTGCCATCATCGTGATGCTGGACACGGATCCGGATAACATCTTCGGCCTGATCTTGGGTTTTTTAGCGGTTATTTTAGGAACACTGAATGTCGTAGGCGGTTTTGTAGTGACGGACAGAATGCTGGAAATGTTTAAAAAGAAATAA
- a CDS encoding NAD(P)(+) transhydrogenase (Re/Si-specific) subunit beta produces MKGLLEICYLIGSVTFILGLKMMGNAKTARKGNLIGAFGMTIAILGTIFLFESDHTSRNTLKLVLIFGAITIGSAIGWLTAKRVEMTKMPELVSMFNGMGGACAALIGLTEFEHNLGNPAALSFIVAGMVIGTVSFSGSIIAYLKLAGKMNKPFRLPQYNVLNNVILLLLLAFSVAVVLLHQSLPVSIIWVLFVVAAIYGILFTVPIGGADMPVVISLLNSFTGLAAAFGGFLYDNKPMLTGGILVGSAGTLLTLAMCKAMNRPLSNVIFGAFGGGSGAAAGAETTGTIKDIQVTDLAVLLNYSKKVVIVPGYGLAVAQAQHIIHELEKILEERGVEVKYAIHPVAGRMPGHMNVLLAESNVEYDKLVEMEDINPEFEQTDVVLIVGANDVVNPAAKTDPSSPIYGMPILEVDKAKHVVVNKRSMNAGYAGIDNLLFYDPKCSMFFGDAKKALTELVAEIKQL; encoded by the coding sequence ATGAAAGGACTTTTAGAAATATGCTACCTCATCGGTTCGGTCACCTTTATACTAGGACTGAAAATGATGGGTAATGCAAAAACTGCCCGTAAAGGAAATCTGATCGGGGCTTTCGGTATGACCATAGCCATTTTGGGTACTATCTTTTTATTCGAAAGTGACCACACCTCCAGAAACACGCTGAAACTGGTTTTAATCTTCGGTGCTATCACCATCGGTTCTGCCATCGGCTGGCTCACCGCCAAACGGGTAGAGATGACCAAAATGCCGGAACTCGTTTCCATGTTTAACGGCATGGGCGGTGCCTGCGCCGCATTGATCGGGCTAACGGAGTTTGAACACAACCTCGGCAACCCTGCTGCGTTAAGTTTCATAGTGGCAGGTATGGTGATAGGTACCGTATCCTTTTCAGGTTCTATCATTGCCTATTTGAAATTGGCAGGTAAAATGAACAAACCGTTTCGCCTGCCGCAATACAATGTCCTGAACAATGTAATTCTGTTGCTATTACTGGCATTTTCTGTAGCCGTCGTATTGCTGCACCAGTCATTGCCGGTCAGCATCATTTGGGTATTATTTGTGGTGGCCGCCATCTATGGCATTTTATTTACCGTCCCTATTGGCGGTGCCGATATGCCGGTGGTCATTTCCCTGTTAAACTCGTTCACGGGTCTGGCTGCGGCTTTCGGTGGGTTCCTGTATGACAACAAACCGATGCTGACGGGTGGTATTCTGGTGGGTTCCGCCGGTACCTTATTGACGCTTGCGATGTGCAAGGCGATGAACCGACCGTTGAGCAATGTCATATTCGGGGCATTTGGCGGTGGCAGCGGTGCGGCTGCAGGAGCGGAGACGACCGGAACCATCAAAGATATTCAGGTGACCGATTTAGCGGTATTATTGAATTATTCCAAAAAGGTCGTTATCGTTCCGGGATACGGATTGGCGGTTGCCCAGGCACAGCACATCATTCATGAGTTGGAGAAGATACTGGAAGAAAGGGGTGTTGAGGTGAAATATGCGATTCATCCCGTAGCGGGACGTATGCCCGGTCACATGAACGTGTTGCTGGCTGAATCGAATGTGGAGTATGATAAATTGGTGGAGATGGAAGATATCAATCCGGAGTTCGAACAAACGGACGTGGTGCTTATAGTAGGTGCAAATGACGTGGTGAACCCGGCTGCAAAAACGGATCCTTCATCCCCCATCTATGGCATGCCGATTCTGGAAGTGGACAAGGCAAAACATGTGGTCGTTAACAAACGTTCCATGAATGCAGGTTATGCCGGAATCGATAATTTACTGTTTTATGATCCAAAATGTTCCATGTTCTTCGGCGATGCAAAAAAAGCATTGACGGAACTGGTGGCGGAAATAAAACAATTATAA